AAATGGGTCTTCTTCTCTTCTGCCAGGTTCCTCAGCCTTCTCTTCCGGCTCCTCCGGTGCAGCCGCTGGCGCAGCTTGCTTCGCCAGACCAATGGCATCACCAGCTCTGTCTTCAAAGCCGGTAGCGATAACTGTAACCAGAATCTCATCCTGCAATTCTTCCTTGATGGAAGCACCGAAGATAACGATGGCATCTTCCCCTGCTGCGTCCTCGATTTGAGCCGCCGCCTGACTGACTTCCAACATACCCATGTCGTAGCCACCCATGATGTTGAGGATGATAGCCTTGGCTCCGTCGATGGAAGTCTCCAGCAACGGACTTTCGATAGCGTTCTTTACAGCCTCTTCTACTCGGCTGTCGCCGGAAGCTCGTCCTACGCCCATGTGAGCAATGCCCCTGTCGCTCATAACGGTCTTCACGTCAGCAAAGTCTAAGTTGATCAGACCTGCTTCGGCGATTAAATCGGAGATACCTTGAACACCCTGTTTCAAAATCTCATCCGCCATACTAAAAGCTTGGAGCATAGAAGTGTTCTTCTCTGCTACCTGGAGCAGCCTGTCGTTCGGTACTACTACCAGAGAATCGACATATTTTTTCAGCAGGCTGATTCCCAGCTCTGCATGCTGTCTTCTTCGCTTTCCTTCAAAGTTAAAAGGCTTTGTCACAACCCCTACCGTCAGGATGTCCATATCTTTGGCAATCTTAGCGATGACCGGCGCTGCGCCGGTACCCGTGCCTCCGCCCATACCGGCGGTGATGAAAATCATATCCGAGCCCTGTATGAACTTAGAAATATCTTCTATATTCTCTTCTGCGGCCTTCTGTCCAATCTCTGGATTGGCTCCTGCACCAAGACCCTTGGTCAGCTTCTCGCCAATCTGAATCTTCGTCTCTGCCAAGCTTCCGGCTAACGCCTGCTTGTCCGTATTAACCGCCATATAAGTAACGCCCTTAAGGCCTTTTTCAATCATTCGATTCACAGCATTGCAGCCGCCGCCGCCAACACCGATGACCTTAATCTGGGCAGCATTTTGTTCGTTTACCTCAAACTGCAGCATGGTTCAGTAACCTCCTGTCACTATAGCACAAAATTAAAACACATGTTAATGGTTTATTATATCATAAACATTGTATATTTGCACTATTAATCCTCAATATTTTGTTTATTTTTTAACCCGTTTTTTCGCTGTTTTCCTTCAAAGTACCGCTCTATAGCTAGCCTTCTCAAGACAGCTAAATTGTTGAATAACCGTCCGCCAAAAACGAATATTGCCGCAAAGTAAAGAGGCACGCCTAACTTGTCGCCTACGTAAGTCAAAACCATCGCCAGCAAGGCATTGGTGATAAAGCCCGATGTAAAAATCAGATTGTTGTATTTCTGTTCCATCATTGAACGGGCTGCCCCGACGATTGAGTCCATTGCTGCCAATAAACCCATCGTAATGTAAAAAGAATATTCTGCCGGATAGGAGATATCCAAGCCAAACCCCAGGGCCAGGCCTATGGCCAGACCAATCACAATTGCAAATATCAATTTGTTCCCTCCTTTTGAAGCTTGTTCATATACCGGTACACGTATTCTTTGGACAGGGCATCAATCGTGATGTCGTCCTTTAATCGGACCTCAAACTGTACTCCCCAATTTTTCAGGGAAGTGCCATACCCATCGGGATCTACCAGCGCTGCCGCCATCCGTTTTCCATCACCAATCGCTTTAATACGAAACGGGCGGGCGTACACTTCTCCGTTTATGCGCACGGTGTAACCAGAGCAGTAAACAGAGGTATTCGCCGTAATACGCTGACCATTTACAGCTACAGCTTCCGCTCCGCAGCGGTTCAGCTCATTGATAATCATCAGAATATCCAAATCGTGAACCAACAGGTTGTTCACGTCTTCTCCAGCGAACAGCTCTCTGGTTCCGTCGTCGATAACCACTTCTACGCCCGGTCCTCTGACGGTCTCCAGTCCGCTGGCCATCTTATATTTTTCCACATCAGCTGCCAAATTTTTCTGGAAGGCCTCATCAGACTGGCCATCCTCTTGGCTGTCTTGCTCATAGCTGGCCAGCTTTTCCTCTGCCTCCTGAATCATCAGCTGCAATTTAGTGACCTCTTCCTTCTCACTGTTAATCGTGATTTTATAGTCCTCCACCGTCTTAGGTGACACATACAACCGCTGGCCGTCACTGACCTTCATCTGACAGGCTAATCCTATGCCAATCACGGTACATATGGCAAAGACCATCCACATCCTTCTCTTATTCATCTTGCACCCCTGCCGCTACTCAGGCTTTTCTGATTCCACAGGCTTGGCATACTTGAAGTTGATAGTGCCTGTGTATCGTGGGATGACCATGTTGTCTTTCTTCTCCGTGGTGACAATCAAGTTGTATTTCAGCTTCATGGTCTCCAGAATACCGCTCCGGATGTTGATCGCATCGTGAAGGGTATCCGGGTTGCCGATGGCCTTTACGTAATAAGGAGGAGCCGTCGGAATGCCGTTGATATTGACATTGCTGCCGGCCATGCTGATCTCTGTGGTGCCTACAATTCGCTGTTCATTGATAGAGACTCCCTCTGCACCCGCTTCCTTCAATTTGTTTACCAGACTCAACAGCAATTCGTAATTGTACATAATCGGACTGAAATCCTGTTCGTATTCGTCAGAAGTAATCGGGTCCTTAATCGTGACCAGTACCCCCGGCCCCTGAACATCCAGCACCCCAGCTGCGATCTTATACTTTTCCAAGTCCGACACCAAGCCATTGATAAAATCATCTTCCTTAGCCTTGTCCCCTTCTATGGAATTTAATCGCTCCTCCAGTTCTACCAACTGCTGAACCACAATTTCCTTTTCATCCTTCACGTTTTTCAACTCTGCTTCATATCCCCTGAGCTTTACCAGAGGAACCAGACCGCCCTGGTCGCTGCCGGCAGTCATTCTCATCTGCACGGACAGGACCAGCCCAATGAACAGGGCTAGCATTCCCAAAACAATGTATCCGCTGTATTTCTTCATCCTTACTCTCCTACTCCACCTTGGGGTCAAAAGAACAGTAGCTGTCAGAACCAATCTTCAGAGTTCCTCGCTTTATTCCCTTGCTGTACATCTCATAAAGGGCCGTCTCCAGATTGCCGTTTTTCAGACTTTCTTTCAGGTTCTCCGGCACACCCTCGCAGACCAAATCATCGTAAATATGGGCCTTGACAATTACGCTTGAAATATTAATCTTCTTAAAAAACAAGTCGGAAGCCTCCATGGAAGCCAGCATGCTAAGGGTATCTGTCAGCATAGAATTTTCTTCCACTTTTAACGCCTTCCCCGGCTTCGCTTCCTTGAGAGTCAGCCCTTCAATCAAGGTAAGCTTCGGTTCTGCATGGGTCTTGCGCAGCACCAGCCCATCTCCGTCAATGATAATATAGGTGCTCTTGTAGAGAACCGCCGCTTTTTCTGACCGTTCCTCTACCTGAATGACCACGGTAGATGGCAGCTTTCGCTTAATGACCACATTTTTGAAATAAGGATCTTTCAATAGCTTGTCTTTAATAATGCTCTTCTTCATGGAAAAAATATTTTCACTAATTTTGACCCCAGCCATGTCCTTGACTTGCTCCACTGTATAATAGCTGTTGTTCTCCACCTTCACAGCGTCAATGTCAAACCACTCAGAGGTCAGCAAAAAATATAAACCAACTCCTACAGCTATTATCACTAATAGCCTTAGGAGATAGTTCTTTTTCTTTCGTTTTTTCTTCTTTCTAGGTTTATCCGCCATGTGTCTTCCTAATATCTGCTCCCAATCCCCGTAAGGTCTGGGAAAAATCTGCATATCCTCTCTCTATATGTTCAATCCCTTCCAGGATCGTCTCTCCTTGAGCCATGAGTCCAGCTATGACTAAGGATGCCCCGCCCCGCAGGTCGGTGGCCTGAATGTGGCAGCCTTGCAGCCCGCCAATTCCCTCTACAGCAGCCCGATTTCCTTCTACAGTAATCTGTGCCCCCATCTTTCGCAATTCCTCGGTAAAAGCAAAGCGATTTTCAAAGATGGTCTCTTCTACGGCACTCTTTCCCTCCGCCTGAGTCAGCATGGTTAAAAACGGTGATTGCAAATCAGTAGGGAATGCCGGATACGGTCCAGTGACCAACCGGCTCAGCGGTTTTAGCCGCTTCGGTGCTTTAAGGTATATTTTATCCTCTTTCACCCCTATTTCGCAACCTGTTTCTATAAGCTTTTGCAAAATACTTTCCAGATGTGCTGCTTGAGCGTGTTGAAGAGTAATTTGGCCTCCGGTAGCGGCCGCAGCAGCTAGATAAGTACCACTTTCAATGCGGTCCGGTATAATCCGGTAGCTGCATCCGTGAAGGGCCTGACGGCCCCAAATATGTATAGTCTTTGTCCCTGCGCCGCTGATCTGAGCTCCGCAAGCGTTAAGAAAGTCCTGTAAATCAGTAATCTCTGGCTCCATGGCACAGTTGTGCAGCACCGTGTGTCCTTCTGCGGTGGCGGCGGCCATGATAGCATTTTCAGTAGCTCCTACGCTGGGAAAGGAAAAGTGGATATCTGCCCCCCTCAGCTTGCTGGCCTTGCAAAGAATGACACCTTCCGTTTCAAAGATCTCTGCCCCCAGCTTTTTTAAGGCGTATAAATGCAGATCGATGGGCCGGCTGCCAATATTGCAGCCCCCCGGCTGACTGATGACTGCGCTTCCGCATCGGCCTAGCAGTGCGCCCAACAAAAAAACGGATGACCTCATTTCTCGCATCCGCTCCAAGGAAATGGTGTCAGTCATCAGCCCCCTTGAATCCACGATTACCGTCTCGCCGCTTGTGTCTGTCTTACATCCTAATTCATCTAATATTTTTTTCATGCTGCAAACGTCTGTTATTTCAGGAATATTAGAAAGTTGACATTCAGCCCCACTCAATATGGTGGACGCCAAAATTGGCAGCGCTGCATTTTTAGCTCCTTTAACGCAGCACTCACCGCTGATCTTGTGGCCGCCCCGTATATGATATGATTCCAAAACAGATACACCTCCACTATTATTACTATATAATATGAAAATGTACTCTTTTGGTTCCAACTTATATGAATCCTGTTAAAAAACAACATCCCTTTGGGGATTTCAGCCCATCCCCAGATGCTCATAAATAATTTGTGTAGCCTCATTAGGTGCCGCTGTTCTGCTAGCCAGCTCCATATCCCGGCGTTTTTGAGGGTCTGTCTTGAATTGGGAAATGATCTTCATCAGCGCTTCCGAATTCAAATCCTTTTCCTCCAGCAGAATGGCTCCGCCTTTATCAGCCACCGACTTAGCATTGTAATACTGATGATTGCCCGTCACATTAGGAGAAGGAATCAGCACGGAGGCCCTGCCGCAAACCGTAATTTCTGACACCGCCAGCGCACCCGCCCGACTGACCACCAAGTCCGCAGCACTGATATAATCCTGCATGTTGCTGATGTATTTTTTTAGGTGGATGTTGTCTTCCTCTGGGATACCTTTTTCCTTCATGAGGTGAGTCATCTGATCATAATAACCCTTCCCTGTGACAAAGTACAAGGATACATCCTGAACTCCGCTGAGGCTTTCGGCCACTTCTGCCATAACACTGTTAATCTTGCCCGCTCCTTGGCTGCCGCCAAAGCACAAGATGACAAATCGATCCTCCGGTTCGCCAATAATTTTCCGTGAATCACTCTTCACCGCCTGGAAAAAAGACTGCCGCACAGGGTTCCCTGACAGCACCAGCTTGCCCTTGTCCTTAAAATACTTTTCTGCATCTGCAAAGCTGATAAACACTTGATCCACGTATTTTTCCAACATCTTATTCGTCATGCCGGGAAAAGCATTCTGCTCGTGTATAAAGGTCTTTACGCCTAGTTTATGAGCCGCCCGTACCACGGGACCGCACACATAACCGCCGGTACCAATGACTACATCCGGCTTAAATTCCCGAATAATTTTCTTTGCTTCCCGGCTTCCTTTCAGCAAGTCCTTAACGACCTTTACATTTTTAAGCAGTTGCTTGCGATTAAACCCACTGACCGTTATAAATCGAATTTTATAACCGTTCTGAGGGACTAAATCTTTTTCCAGCCCCCTTTTGGTGCCAACAAAGAGAATCTCTGCCTCCGGATTGTTCTCCTTGATTTTATCCGCAATAGCTATAGCCGGATAAATGTGGCCGCCCGTGCCTCCTCCTGTCATGATTACTCTCATAAGCTGCTCCTTCTCTCCGGCTTCCTTCCCTAGGAGGCCGACTTCTTCCTCATTCCACTGCTGCGGTATGCCGCGATATATTTAACAATATGCCCACCGAAGCCATAAAAATCAGCAAGGCGTTGCCTCCATAACTGACAAAAGGCAGTGTCACCCCTGTAGGTGGCATGGAGGAAGTAACTACGGCAATATTCAGGATAACCTGTATGCCAATCATGATAGAAATACCGGATGCCAGCAAGCTGCCGAATAAATCTGCCGCATTGATGGCGATGTGAATGCCCCGCCATACGAGAATGATATAGGCCGTAATTAGTATTAAGCAGCCAATGTAGCCCAGCTCCTCACCGATAATAGCAAAGATAAAGTCGTTCTGAGGCTCCGGAAGATAAAGGTTTTTCTGAATGCTCTTGCCCAAACCCAAGCCGAATAATCCGCCAGAACCCAGTGCCAGCAAGGACTGAACCACCTGATATCCAGTATTCAGCGGATCGGCAAAGGGATCCATAAAGCTGGTGAACCGCTTCATCCAATGGCTGTCCGGATTGGTGATTAACAGAACAAAAATACCTAAGCTTCCTGCTCCCACCAGCCCGCCCAAATAGATGTAATTGAGCCCAGCTGCAAACATAATACCAATGATAATGATACACACGGTAATAGCCGTGGACAAGTTGGGTTGCAGGACGATAAGTCCCCCATAAATCCCACACAGCACAAACAGGGGAATAACGCCCTTAGTCAGGGACTTGATAAGGCGGGGATCTCTGCTCAAAAACCACGCGGTAAAAACAATGGCTGCCGGCTTTGCCAGCTCCCCGGGCATGATGGTAATTCCCCCCACACCTAGCCAGCGGACGGCATTGTTTCGATCAATACCCAAAGGCGTGAAGAGCAGTACCAGCAGCACAATGCTGACAATCATCACCGGTTTAGCAAACTTACCGTAAATCCGATAATCGATGGATGCTGTCACCATCATAGCACACAATCCCAAGCCGGCCCAAATTACATCTCGTATGAGATAGGCATAGGGATTGCCACTCTTGTTGATAGAAGTGTAATAGCTGGCGCTAAACACCATGATGATGCCGAAGATAACCAGGGCCATGGTGATGAGCACCAGCATAAAATCTCCGGATTTCATTCTTCTTTTTATCTTTGTCTTTGCCATTTTATACTCCAACCTTATTTCTCTAGGCCATGGACACAATTTTTAAAATGTTCTCCCCGCTGCTCAAAGCAGGTATACATATCCCAGCTGGCACAAGCTGGCGACAGCAGAACGGTATCCCCCGGCACTGCCAGACGGAAAGCCTCAGCCACACATTCCTCCATATTCTTAGCCATGGTAATATGCCTAAAGCCTACAGCCTCGGCCTGCTCTTTTATCTTGGCCGCAGTCTTCCCCAGCAGAATCATATGCTTTACCCGCCCGTTAAAGCCCTTTATAAACTCCGTAAAGTCGGAGCCCTTGTCGTATCCCCCCGCTATGAGAAGGATATTTTCTTTCATAGCCTCGATGGCCTTCATCGAAGCGTCTGGATTGGTTCCCTTGGAATCATTAACAAAGCTCACGCCATCCACCTGGCCACAGTATTCCAATCGATGCTCTACGCCCCGGAAAGTCCGCAGCGTATCGCCAATTACCGATGGAGCAATTCCCGCAAAATAAGCCATAGCGGCGGCGGCCAGCGCATTTTCCAGATTGTGGGTGCCAGGTATTTTTAATTCGTCCACTCGGCACAAGACTACTCGCTCTCCCTCATCACCTAAGATTGTCAATTGATCTTTTTCCACAAAAGCGCCATAAGACAACTGGGTCTTGGTGCTGAAAGGCACCACTTTAGCCTTTTCACAGTGGCGGCTCCATTCATAGCTGACCGGATCATCAAAGTTGGCAATGTGGTAATCCTCTGCCTCTTGATTCTCAAATATTTTAGCCTTAGCTTTACTATAGTTCTCCATGGTGTGATGTCGATCCAAGTGGTCAGGCGTTAAATTCAAAAGGGCTGAAATCTTTGGTTTAAAAAGTTTGGTGGTTTCCAGCTGAAAACTGCTGGTCTCCGTTATGAGCCAGGAATCCGGCTCTGCATTTAACGCCATGGAAATAACCGCAACACCAATATTTCCTACTACATACGTCTTTCGCTTGGCATTCCGAAAGATTTCTCCCACCAGAGTGGTGGTCGTGGTTTTACCGTTGGTGCCCGTGATGGCCACATAATTGCCTTGACCCACTCGGTAAGCAATCTCCAACTCTCCTACTACTTCCACGCCGCTGGACATGGCTTTTTGCACAAAGTCCGTCTCCAGAGAAACTCCTGGACTCATGACCATCATATCCATTTCCTCCAAGGCTTTCGGCTCCTCTGCAAAATAGCAGGTCACCTCCCGGCTGTTGAGGAAGTTTATCAGCTGCGGCTCTATATCCGAAGCAGGCTTCGAATCCTGCACGTATACCTTTGCGCCCAGTTTCAGCAAGGCCTGAGTTGCTGCAATGCCCGATTTGCCCATGCCCACTACTAAAACCTTTTTATTTTCCATTTTATTTCTCATGTGCTCACCTCTATAGAATCAATAGTCCAACCACGCAGCAAATCAACGTGAATGCCCAAAACAGCCCAACTACCCGAGTTTCTTTCAGGCCGCAAAGCTCAAAGTGATGATGAAGGGGTGCCATCTTAAACACCCGCTTCCCGGTGGTCTTGAAGCTGATTACTTGGATCATAACCGAAAGGGCCTCCAGCACGAACAGCAACCCTGCAATCGGCAGCATCAACTCCATGTTCATGATGATGGCCGCCGCCGCCAGTCCTCCGCCCAAAGCCAAGGACCCAGTATCGCCCATAAACACCTTGGCCGGATTCTTGTTAAACATCAAGAAACCCATGCAGCCTCCCGCTAAAGCCGAATTAAAAATACCGCCGGCATTCATGCCAAAATCTACTGCCACAATGGCAAAGAACAACGCTACCAAGGTCGTTACCCCAGAAGCCAGTCCATCCAGCCCGTCGGTTAAATTGACGCTGTTGACCATAGCAACGACCACAAAGGCTACAAAAGGGATGTACCAGATGCCGAAATCCCAATGCTGATTTAGAATCGGAATGTAAATAGATGTTCCATACACAGAAACGCTAGCCTGATAGGCTGCCACCGTGGCAGCGATAACAATTTGCAGCACCAGCTTCTGCCAGGCCCTAAGCCCTAAATTCTGCTTTTTTGCTACTTTGAGATAATCATCCAAAAAACCAAGCAGCCCAAAAAGGATAAAGGCAGCCAGAATCACCAGCATATCCCGGGACATACCCCCAGAAGTCAGACAGGTAATCGTAGTGGCCGCAATGATAGCCAACCCGCCCATGGACGGTGTCCCCGCCTTTGCCAGATGGGCTCTCGGCCCCTCCTGGCGAATGTTCTGTCCCGCCTTTAAATTTTGTAGGATGGGGATCGCCACATAGGTGAGAACCAGACTGATGAAAAAAGCCACGACTATTAAAATTCCGATTTGCAAATAACTCATAACATCTCCTAAAACTATTCCATAATTTTTTTCACGACCTGATCCATGGCCATGCCTCTGGAGCCCTTTACCAGGATAATATCTCCCAGCTGAACCAATCCTTTTATATCAGCCGTCAGTGCTTCTTTCTCTCTGTAATAGCGGACCTTTTCCTGGCCCAAAATAGCTGCCGCAGCCTCTGCCATATGCTGAGATTCCTTGCCTACGGCAATAAGCAAATCAACTTGCTGCTGGGCGGCGTACTCTCCCACCTGACGATGGTATGCCGGGCTGTCCTTTCCCAGCTCCAGCATATCAGCTAAAATGGCAACTTTCCGCATGCCTTTGGCTGCTGCCAGTACGTCAATTCCTGCCTTCATGGAATCGGGGCTGGCATTATACGTATCGTCTATTACCTTTATACCATCTTTGCCCTTGATGTTGAGGCGCTTATCAGTAAGAACCATCTTTTTCAAGCCTCTGGCGGCCTCCTCCATGGTAATGCCCAGCTCCAAAGCTGCAGCTACTGCTAAAGTCCCGTTGATAGCGTTATGCCGTCCGGGAATAGTCAGTTCAAACCGCTGGGTGTCCAGTTTATGCTCTACCGTAAAAGCAATTCCTTCCTCACCATTATCCACAATATCGGAAAGGATGAAATCACTCTTGCCGTTGCTACCCACTGTCAAGGTTTTGTAAGCTCCATTCGTGTTTTCTCTAGTCAACAGGTCGTTGATTTCATTTATCACCAGCACATTCTCTGCGCCAAAATAATCTGTAATCTCCAGCTTGGCTTTCAGTATTCCATCTCTGCTGCCCAAATTTTCTATGTGAGAAGTGCCGATGTTGGTGATGATACCCACATCTGGACGAACAATATCTGCCAGCAGGTGAATTTCACCGAACTGACTCATACCCATTTCCAGAATCCCCACTTCTGTCCCTGCTTCAAAGCCCAATACGGTTAAGGGCAGCCCGATATGGTTGTTGAAATTTCCCACATTACGGGCTGTCTTATACTTTTCGCTGCATATGTAGTACAGCATATCTTTTGTCGTTGTCTTGCCAGTACTTCCCGTCACACCAATAGTTTTCATAGAAAAGGTAGACAGGTAATAAGAAGCCAGCTGCTGCAATGCCTCTGTGGTATCTGCAACTTGAATAACCGTCAGCTGGTCCCTCAAAGGATGGTCTGCCAGGATGGCAGAATCTGAAACAATCAAATCCCGGCAGCCGCCTTCAATAGCCATGGGTATAAATTTATGAGCATCGTGGGACTCTCCAATCAGCGGGAAAAACAGATCTCCTGCTGCTGCCTCTCTGGAATCCGTGCAGATCCGCCGGATGGCATGTTCATCTCGTTCCAAGATCATCTCACCTTTTAAGGCCTGACAGACCTCTCTCATCATCAGTGTTTTCATATGTTCACTCTCTCTTTTCCACCCGTTCCCGGATGATATCCTCCACGGCCTTTTCATCGTCAAAAGGCAGCTTTTTCCCGTTTATCAGTTGATATTTCTCATGACCTTTTCCGGCTATGACAATTAAATCTCCCGGCTCATACATATCGATGGCCTTTCGGATGGCTTCTTTTCTGTCGAGCTCTACCGTGTATGGGCAGCCCGCCTCCTTTACTCCGACCTCAATCTCCTCTGTAATCCGTATCGGTTCTTCAAATCGAGGATTATCGGAAGTGATCAGGCAGAAGCCGCTGCGATTGCCAGCGATTCGACCCATGATGGGGCGTTTTTCCCGGTCCCGATTGCCTCCGCAACCAAACACACAAATCAGCCGGCCGTCATGAAGCTCTCCTGCGGTTTTCAGCAAGTTTTCTAGGGCATCTGGCGTATGGGCGAAATCCACTACCACGTGAATGCCTTGGTTATTCTGTATCTTCTGAAACCGTCCCGGGACACCTTTCAGCTTGCGCAGCCCTGCGGTGACCGTTTCCCTGGAAAGTCCGGCCTGTCTCGCTAAAGCCAGCGCCAACATTCCATTGTAAGCCGTGGTCCTGCCTGGCAGACTAATCGCTACAGGCCCCCAAGAACTGCCCTTCTCGAAGGGCTCCAGCAAGATGCCCTCTATAGTATTTTCCAGGAGTTTGCCGAAATAATCGGCCTTTGAATCCTGGAAAGAAACCGACTCAATTCGGATCTCTGGAGCGATATGTTCTCGCCGTTGATCCTCTAAGAGTTTTTCGTAAAGTCGTTTCCCGTAAGCGTCATCCACGTTAATGACCATGCCTCGCTCCGCCTTATAAAAAAGCTTTGCCTTGGCCTGGAAATAATTTTCCATGGTCAGGTGATAATCCAGATGGTCCTGGGTCAGATTGGTAAAACCAGCATAATGAATCGGTATTCCCTCAATGCGCCCCTGATCCAATCCATGGGAAGACACCTCCATAACACAGGTTCCAATCTGCTGGCTCTCCAACTCCGTGAAATACTTTTTCAGCACCTCACTGGATGGTGTAGTGTTCAATGCATCGTATTCTTTCTGTCCAATGGCATGGGTTATGGTCCCCACTAGCCCGCAGTTTCTGCCTCCCTCTTCCAATATGCTTCTCAGCATGTATGATACGGTGGTTTTTCCGTTGGTTCCCGTTATACCGAAAACTTCTATGGTCACCTATAATCACTCCCTATACAAATATACTGCTCCACCTGCGCTTATTTTCTCGCCGGCCTTTGGATACTGATCCACTACGGCCACCTCGCCCAGGCTTTCTCCTTCACCTAATGCCGGTGAAATGGTATACGTCAGGGATACGCCGCCCAAAACACCGATGGCTTCTTCAAAGCTCATACCGGTTACAGTTGGCACGACAGTTTTTCCGCTGTTCATCTGAGCCTCTTCCTCCTGTGTGTAGGAAGGCTGTATATTTAAATATCTGAGAGTATCTTCTAAAATCAGCTTCACGCCTGGCGCCGCTGTCTGGCTTC
The genomic region above belongs to Aminipila butyrica and contains:
- the ftsZ gene encoding cell division protein FtsZ — protein: MLQFEVNEQNAAQIKVIGVGGGGCNAVNRMIEKGLKGVTYMAVNTDKQALAGSLAETKIQIGEKLTKGLGAGANPEIGQKAAEENIEDISKFIQGSDMIFITAGMGGGTGTGAAPVIAKIAKDMDILTVGVVTKPFNFEGKRRRQHAELGISLLKKYVDSLVVVPNDRLLQVAEKNTSMLQAFSMADEILKQGVQGISDLIAEAGLINLDFADVKTVMSDRGIAHMGVGRASGDSRVEEAVKNAIESPLLETSIDGAKAIILNIMGGYDMGMLEVSQAAAQIEDAAGEDAIVIFGASIKEELQDEILVTVIATGFEDRAGDAIGLAKQAAPAAAPEEPEEKAEEPGRREEDPFSPGGNPHFEIPVFLQNKDRNGF
- a CDS encoding small basic family protein codes for the protein MIFAIVIGLAIGLALGFGLDISYPAEYSFYITMGLLAAMDSIVGAARSMMEQKYNNLIFTSGFITNALLAMVLTYVGDKLGVPLYFAAIFVFGGRLFNNLAVLRRLAIERYFEGKQRKNGLKNKQNIED
- a CDS encoding DUF881 domain-containing protein — encoded protein: MNKRRMWMVFAICTVIGIGLACQMKVSDGQRLYVSPKTVEDYKITINSEKEEVTKLQLMIQEAEEKLASYEQDSQEDGQSDEAFQKNLAADVEKYKMASGLETVRGPGVEVVIDDGTRELFAGEDVNNLLVHDLDILMIINELNRCGAEAVAVNGQRITANTSVYCSGYTVRINGEVYARPFRIKAIGDGKRMAAALVDPDGYGTSLKNWGVQFEVRLKDDITIDALSKEYVYRYMNKLQKEGTN
- a CDS encoding DUF881 domain-containing protein; this encodes MKKYSGYIVLGMLALFIGLVLSVQMRMTAGSDQGGLVPLVKLRGYEAELKNVKDEKEIVVQQLVELEERLNSIEGDKAKEDDFINGLVSDLEKYKIAAGVLDVQGPGVLVTIKDPITSDEYEQDFSPIMYNYELLLSLVNKLKEAGAEGVSINEQRIVGTTEISMAGSNVNINGIPTAPPYYVKAIGNPDTLHDAINIRSGILETMKLKYNLIVTTEKKDNMVIPRYTGTINFKYAKPVESEKPE
- a CDS encoding cell division protein FtsQ/DivIB, whose product is MADKPRKKKKRKKKNYLLRLLVIIAVGVGLYFLLTSEWFDIDAVKVENNSYYTVEQVKDMAGVKISENIFSMKKSIIKDKLLKDPYFKNVVIKRKLPSTVVIQVEERSEKAAVLYKSTYIIIDGDGLVLRKTHAEPKLTLIEGLTLKEAKPGKALKVEENSMLTDTLSMLASMEASDLFFKKINISSVIVKAHIYDDLVCEGVPENLKESLKNGNLETALYEMYSKGIKRGTLKIGSDSYCSFDPKVE
- the murA gene encoding UDP-N-acetylglucosamine 1-carboxyvinyltransferase produces the protein MESYHIRGGHKISGECCVKGAKNAALPILASTILSGAECQLSNIPEITDVCSMKKILDELGCKTDTSGETVIVDSRGLMTDTISLERMREMRSSVFLLGALLGRCGSAVISQPGGCNIGSRPIDLHLYALKKLGAEIFETEGVILCKASKLRGADIHFSFPSVGATENAIMAAATAEGHTVLHNCAMEPEITDLQDFLNACGAQISGAGTKTIHIWGRQALHGCSYRIIPDRIESGTYLAAAAATGGQITLQHAQAAHLESILQKLIETGCEIGVKEDKIYLKAPKRLKPLSRLVTGPYPAFPTDLQSPFLTMLTQAEGKSAVEETIFENRFAFTEELRKMGAQITVEGNRAAVEGIGGLQGCHIQATDLRGGASLVIAGLMAQGETILEGIEHIERGYADFSQTLRGLGADIRKTHGG
- the murG gene encoding undecaprenyldiphospho-muramoylpentapeptide beta-N-acetylglucosaminyltransferase, which translates into the protein MRVIMTGGGTGGHIYPAIAIADKIKENNPEAEILFVGTKRGLEKDLVPQNGYKIRFITVSGFNRKQLLKNVKVVKDLLKGSREAKKIIREFKPDVVIGTGGYVCGPVVRAAHKLGVKTFIHEQNAFPGMTNKMLEKYVDQVFISFADAEKYFKDKGKLVLSGNPVRQSFFQAVKSDSRKIIGEPEDRFVILCFGGSQGAGKINSVMAEVAESLSGVQDVSLYFVTGKGYYDQMTHLMKEKGIPEEDNIHLKKYISNMQDYISAADLVVSRAGALAVSEITVCGRASVLIPSPNVTGNHQYYNAKSVADKGGAILLEEKDLNSEALMKIISQFKTDPQKRRDMELASRTAAPNEATQIIYEHLGMG
- the ftsW gene encoding putative lipid II flippase FtsW, whose protein sequence is MAKTKIKRRMKSGDFMLVLITMALVIFGIIMVFSASYYTSINKSGNPYAYLIRDVIWAGLGLCAMMVTASIDYRIYGKFAKPVMIVSIVLLVLLFTPLGIDRNNAVRWLGVGGITIMPGELAKPAAIVFTAWFLSRDPRLIKSLTKGVIPLFVLCGIYGGLIVLQPNLSTAITVCIIIIGIMFAAGLNYIYLGGLVGAGSLGIFVLLITNPDSHWMKRFTSFMDPFADPLNTGYQVVQSLLALGSGGLFGLGLGKSIQKNLYLPEPQNDFIFAIIGEELGYIGCLILITAYIILVWRGIHIAINAADLFGSLLASGISIMIGIQVILNIAVVTSSMPPTGVTLPFVSYGGNALLIFMASVGILLNISRHTAAVE